One window of the Emcibacter sp. genome contains the following:
- the carA gene encoding glutamine-hydrolyzing carbamoyl-phosphate synthase small subunit yields the protein MNQDQTDHNPPHPNITAALVLADGTVFWGYGIGAEADVVGEVCFNTAMTGYQEILTDPSYAGQIVTFTFPHIGNVGTNDEDIETSPEQNPGGAALGLVVREDITCPSNFRNSQHLDVWCRERNLTGISGVDTRRLTRYIRLNGAPNGVLSFSRDGKFNIPALVEKAKAWPGLNGMDLAKTVTCLSPYSWDETRWTLEDGYGKQTSPKAHVVAIDYGVKRNILRCLASTGAKITVVPATTSAADILALKPDGIFLSNGPGDPAATGEYAIPVIRELLETNIPLFGICLGHQMLALAIGAKTVKMHQGHRGANHPVMDYNTDKVEITSMNHGFMVDKDSLPNNVKVSHISLFDQTLCGLELMDRPAFSVQHHPEASPGPQDSHYLFDRFMEMIEKHA from the coding sequence ATGAACCAGGACCAGACCGACCACAACCCGCCACACCCGAACATCACCGCCGCCCTCGTGCTGGCAGACGGCACTGTCTTCTGGGGGTATGGTATCGGCGCCGAGGCCGACGTGGTCGGCGAGGTCTGCTTCAACACTGCCATGACCGGTTATCAGGAAATCCTGACTGACCCCTCCTACGCCGGACAGATTGTCACCTTCACTTTCCCCCATATAGGCAATGTGGGCACCAACGATGAAGACATTGAAACCTCCCCGGAACAGAACCCGGGCGGGGCCGCGCTGGGACTTGTCGTGCGTGAAGATATCACCTGCCCGTCCAATTTCCGCAACAGTCAGCATCTTGATGTATGGTGCCGGGAAAGAAACCTGACCGGTATTTCCGGTGTCGATACCCGACGACTGACCCGTTACATCCGTTTGAACGGCGCCCCCAACGGCGTGCTAAGCTTTTCCCGGGACGGAAAATTCAATATTCCGGCGCTTGTTGAAAAAGCCAAAGCCTGGCCGGGCCTGAACGGTATGGACCTGGCCAAGACCGTGACCTGCCTTTCCCCCTATAGCTGGGATGAAACCCGCTGGACCCTGGAGGATGGCTATGGCAAACAGACATCACCCAAGGCCCATGTGGTCGCCATCGACTATGGGGTCAAACGCAACATCCTGCGCTGCCTGGCCAGCACCGGCGCGAAAATCACCGTCGTGCCGGCCACCACCAGCGCCGCCGACATCCTGGCGCTGAAACCGGACGGAATATTCCTTTCCAACGGCCCCGGCGATCCGGCCGCCACCGGCGAATATGCCATCCCGGTGATCAGGGAACTCCTGGAAACCAATATCCCCCTGTTCGGCATCTGCCTCGGACATCAGATGCTGGCCCTTGCGATCGGCGCCAAAACCGTCAAGATGCACCAGGGACATCGCGGCGCCAACCACCCGGTGATGGACTATAATACAGACAAGGTTGAGATTACCTCCATGAACCACGGCTTCATGGTGGACAAGGACAGCCTGCCCAACAATGTAAAAGTCAGCCATATTTCCCTGTTCGACCAGACCCTCTGCGGGCTGGAGCTGATGGATCGCCCGGCCTTTTCCGTACAACACCACCCGGAAGCCAGCCCGGGACCCCAGGACAGCCATTACCTGTTTGACCGCTTCATGGAGATGATTGAGAAACATGCCTAA